In Arachis hypogaea cultivar Tifrunner chromosome 17, arahy.Tifrunner.gnm2.J5K5, whole genome shotgun sequence, a single window of DNA contains:
- the LOC112766039 gene encoding zinc finger protein 4 isoform X1 — translation MKRNIDLEVEASAEHESEVSSQVASSVSIQEASAGPYSDSLDNSFIRNPIAVHPNWDAASLDLTLNFKNNELGATRDSLGFSFSTTTSESSNDPASQTTESTAPRSFSCNYCQRKFFSSQALGGHQNAHKRERTLAKRAMRMGFFSERYASLASLPLHGSFRSFGIKAHSSTMHHGFSPTIMRPAPELKSNARFEQGYVGLPMFSEDDDSELMWPGSFRQVTDAGKNNHREFIQTGNPNLSFSEVSPPEEIENSTPDLTLKL, via the coding sequence ATGAAAAGAAACATTGATCTTGAAGTTGAAGCCTCTGCCGAACACGAATCTGAAGTTAGCAGCCAGGTTGCATCCAGTGTCTCTATCCAAGAAGCCTCAGCAGGTCCTTACAGTGACAGCCTCGATAACTCTTTCATCAGGAATCCAATCGCAGTTCATCCTAACTGGGATGCTGCTTCACTTGACTTAACTCTCAACTTCAAGAACAATGAGTTAGGGGCAACAAGAGATTCATTAGGATTTTCATTCTCAACCACTACTAGTGAGAGCAGCAATGACCCTGCCTCTCAGACCACAGAATCCACCGCACCGCGAAGTTTCTCTTGCAATTACTGCCAGCGCAAGTTTTTCAGCTCTCAAGCTCTTGGCGGACACCAGAATGCTCACAAGAGAGAAAGGACATTGGCAAAAAGGGCCATGAGAATGGGATTTTTCTCTGAGAGATATGCAAGTCTAGCTTCTCTGCCTCTGCATGGTTCTTTCAGGTCTTTCGGAATAAAGGCGCATTCTTCGACAATGCACCATGGCTTCTCACCAACAATAATGAGGCCTGCTCCTGAGTTGAAAAGCAATGCAAGATTTGAGCAAGGATATGTTGGCCTTCCAATGTTCTCGGAGGATGATGACTCGGAACTCATGTGGCCGGGTAGTTTTCGCCAGGTCACAGATGCTGGCAAAAATAATCATCGGGAGTTCATACAGACTGGAAATCCAAATTTGAGTTTCAGTGAGGTGAGTCCACCAGAAGAGATAGAGAACTCAACACCAGATTTGACATTGAAACTTTGA
- the LOC112766039 gene encoding zinc finger protein 7 isoform X2, protein MILFQMLQKHWKPKDMVLFPHDQCHSNSEENVCLQFQSSLLPKVISEASCFHLFLKRNLQEVEASAEHESEVSSQVASSVSIQEASAGPYSDSLDNSFIRNPIAVHPNWDAASLDLTLNFKNNELGATRDSLGFSFSTTTSESSNDPASQTTESTAPRSFSCNYCQRKFFSSQALGGHQNAHKRERTLAKRAMRMGFFSERYASLASLPLHGSFRSFGIKAHSSTMHHGFSPTIMRPAPELKSNARFEQGYVGLPMFSEDDDSELMWPGSFRQVTDAGKNNHREFIQTGNPNLSFSEVSPPEEIENSTPDLTLKL, encoded by the exons atgattcttTTTCAAATGCTTCAGAAACATTGGAAACCAAAGGACATGGTTTTGTTTCCTCATGATCAGTGTCATAGTAACAGTGAAGAAAATGTATGTCTCCAATTCCAAAGCAGTTTATTACCAAAGGTGATCTCAGAAGCAAGCTGCTTTCACttgttcttgaaaagaaacttgCAAGAGG TTGAAGCCTCTGCCGAACACGAATCTGAAGTTAGCAGCCAGGTTGCATCCAGTGTCTCTATCCAAGAAGCCTCAGCAGGTCCTTACAGTGACAGCCTCGATAACTCTTTCATCAGGAATCCAATCGCAGTTCATCCTAACTGGGATGCTGCTTCACTTGACTTAACTCTCAACTTCAAGAACAATGAGTTAGGGGCAACAAGAGATTCATTAGGATTTTCATTCTCAACCACTACTAGTGAGAGCAGCAATGACCCTGCCTCTCAGACCACAGAATCCACCGCACCGCGAAGTTTCTCTTGCAATTACTGCCAGCGCAAGTTTTTCAGCTCTCAAGCTCTTGGCGGACACCAGAATGCTCACAAGAGAGAAAGGACATTGGCAAAAAGGGCCATGAGAATGGGATTTTTCTCTGAGAGATATGCAAGTCTAGCTTCTCTGCCTCTGCATGGTTCTTTCAGGTCTTTCGGAATAAAGGCGCATTCTTCGACAATGCACCATGGCTTCTCACCAACAATAATGAGGCCTGCTCCTGAGTTGAAAAGCAATGCAAGATTTGAGCAAGGATATGTTGGCCTTCCAATGTTCTCGGAGGATGATGACTCGGAACTCATGTGGCCGGGTAGTTTTCGCCAGGTCACAGATGCTGGCAAAAATAATCATCGGGAGTTCATACAGACTGGAAATCCAAATTTGAGTTTCAGTGAGGTGAGTCCACCAGAAGAGATAGAGAACTCAACACCAGATTTGACATTGAAACTTTGA